One Brassica napus cultivar Da-Ae chromosome A1, Da-Ae, whole genome shotgun sequence genomic region harbors:
- the LOC106378744 gene encoding guanine nucleotide-binding protein subunit gamma 2, with product MEVGSSNSSGQQLSGRVVDTRGKHRIHAQLNRLQQEARFLEEELEQLEKMNKASASCKEFLDSVDSKPDPLLPLTIGPVNATWDQWFERPKEAKRCGCFIL from the exons ATGGAAGTGGGTAGCTCGAATTCGTCGGGTCAGCAGCTATCGGGGCGGGTCGTTGATACAAGAGGCAAACACAGGATCCATGCCCAACTCAATAGGCTCCAACAAGAAGCTCGCTTCTTAGAG GAAGAGCTGGAGCAGCTTGAAAAGATGAACAAAGCCTCAGCTTCTTGCAAAGA GTTCTTAGACAGTGTTGACAGCAAACCAGATCCTCTTCTTCCCCT AACAATAGGGCCAGTGAACGCGACATGGGATCAATGGTTCGAACGTCCGAAAGAAGCAAAACGATGTGGATGCTTCATTCTCTAA